Genomic DNA from Planctomycetia bacterium:
CTCGCGCTCAAGACGCAGGAAGTCGCCGACGTCGCCGCGTTTCTCTTGAGCCCACGCTCGTCGGGCATCAACGCGCAGACCGTGACGGTCGACGCCGGGATGGAAGTGAACTACTTCGACAGCGATCTCGTGCGCCGCGCGGTCGAAGGCGAATAGTCTCCGCGAATGAACTCTTCTTCGCCGCTCGCGGGCTCGCCGCGCCGTGTTATTCTCGCCGCTCTCGGCAGCGCGGGCGATGTGCATCCGTTCGTCGGCATCGGCCTGGCGCTGAAGCGTCGTGGGCACGATGTCGCGATCATCGCGTCCGACTATTTCGGCCCGCTCATTCGCAGCGTCGGCCTCGAGTTCATCGAGATGATCTCGAAGGACGAGTATGGAGACATGCTGCGGAATCCCGATATCTGGCACCCGCTGCGCGGTCCGAAGACGATTATGCAGCAAGCCGTCGTGCCGATGATCCGCCGCGTGTACGATATCGTCGCGCGGCGCTACGAGCCGGGACGAACCATCGTCGGCGCGTCGACGCTCGCGCTCGGCGCGCGCGTGGCGCAAGACAAGCTCGGCGTTCCCACGGCGACCATCCATCTGCAACCGGTCATGCTCCGCAGCAACCTCAAGCCGGGCCGACTCGCCGGAATGGCGACGCAAGCGTGGCTGCCGCGCTCGCTCATCGCGGCGCAGTATTGGCTCGCCGATCGACTCGTAGTCGATCAACTGCTCGGCCCTGAGCTCAACGGCTTTCGTCGCGAGCTCGGCTTGCCGCCGGTGAAGCGGATCTTCGATCATTGGCTGAACTCTCCCTCGCTCACGATCGGTATGTTTCCCGCGTGGTTCGCCCCGCCGCAGCCCGACTGGATTCCGCAAGTTCGGCTCACCGGCTTTCCGCTGTACGACGAACACGACGTCACGCCGCTCGGCACCGAAGTCGAAAAGTTCCTCGCCGCCGGTTCGCCGCCGATCGCCTTCACGCCCGGCTCCGCAATGACGTTCGGGCAGAAGTTCTTCGCCGCGGCCGTCGAAGCGTGCGAGCGCCTCGGCCGACGCGGCATCTTGCTCACGCGGCATCCCGACCAGATTCCGCAGTCGCTTCCCGAGTCGGTGCGGTATTTCGATTTCGTACCGTTCACGCATCTGGTTCCTCGCTGCGCGGCGCTCGTGCATCACGGCGGCATCGGGTCGATGTCGCAAGGCTTCGCGGCAGGCGTGCCGCAGGTCGTGATGCCGATGTCGCACGACCAGCCCGACAACATCGAACGCGCGATCCGGCTCGGCGTCGGCGCCGAGCTCAAG
This window encodes:
- a CDS encoding glycosyltransferase; the protein is MNSSSPLAGSPRRVILAALGSAGDVHPFVGIGLALKRRGHDVAIIASDYFGPLIRSVGLEFIEMISKDEYGDMLRNPDIWHPLRGPKTIMQQAVVPMIRRVYDIVARRYEPGRTIVGASTLALGARVAQDKLGVPTATIHLQPVMLRSNLKPGRLAGMATQAWLPRSLIAAQYWLADRLVVDQLLGPELNGFRRELGLPPVKRIFDHWLNSPSLTIGMFPAWFAPPQPDWIPQVRLTGFPLYDEHDVTPLGTEVEKFLAAGSPPIAFTPGSAMTFGQKFFAAAVEACERLGRRGILLTRHPDQIPQSLPESVRYFDFVPFTHLVPRCAALVHHGGIGSMSQGFAAGVPQVVMPMSHDQPDNIERAIRLGVGAELKPKHFTGERLAAKLRPLLESPDVQAACRTLAEKLAGNTALDDTAKLLESLLPGTA